The Cololabis saira isolate AMF1-May2022 chromosome 20, fColSai1.1, whole genome shotgun sequence genome includes a window with the following:
- the LOC133420057 gene encoding mucin-5AC-like — MAAPSTTTADQTSTTIAPTTPTASPTTNIPSKTTITTEAPTTTTEAHTTHTPTTTTTAVKTTTAPLKTSTGAPTITTAAPTTTTVAPTTTPAATTTTTAALTATTVASTTTTALPTTTTAATTTTTSALTITIVGPTTIKAAPTTTIVVRTTITAAQTTTPTTTDLRTTTTAGPSTNTVAPTTTTVALTATTVAPTTTSAPTTTTAALTTTTTAPSTTTAAPTTSTVAPTTSTVAPTTTTAALTTTTTAPSTTTATPATSTAAPTTSTVAPTTSTVAPTTTRVAPTTTTAASTTRLAPTTTTVTSTTTTAAPTTTTAFLTTVASTTRMSGAKATKFAPATTPIAATTTSIASITTANAKTATAIPQTATFVQQTPTTSTTMNMALTSKVTSPIYVFSVVLKDRFNDDLKDKNSNRFKILQTKLIALYDTIYRAKFGSLFIRSFIIEFRSSVNGTQMGNIEVEVGVEFNKTTPIKELPENRVVEETVKQGVVNSTVNFNITIVSDSIAIIKTPKANLTTASPGIPTTAAANSTVNPAATNTTIQLSKEGANARTPSKLATSAATNATTTTSTAATTTTTTTAESIVVRRVTFRSLGETFTTDLLDASSTAFKNRAALIKSTLEPYFEGAFSSFCSLTMISFSNGSIINNMDFCFAPASVPDNIQIGHVLITAAPNITNFNIETSSVTVESLQWNIAVAHNISFITAVSMVLLSWLLSSQQFLPC; from the exons ATGGCTGCCCCgtcaacaaccacagctgatcAAACATCAACCACTATTGCTCCAACAACACCCACAGCTTCCCCAACAACAAACATACcttcaaaaacaacaataaccacagaagctccaacaactaccacagagGCTCACACAACTCACACACCAACAACGACAACCACAGCTGTTAAAACAACTACTGCCCCTCTAAAAACTAGCACAGGTGCTCCAACAattaccacagctgctccaactacaactacagttgcaccaacaacaaccCCAGCCgctacaactacaactacagctgctctcACAGCAACTACAGTTGCttcaacaactaccacagctttaccaacaacaaccacagccgctacaactacaactacatCTGCTCTGACAATAACCATAGTTGGTCCAACAACTATcaaagctgctccaacaactaccataGTTGTACGAACAACAATCACAGCCGCTCAAACAACAACCCCCACAACCACGGATCTTcggacaacaactacagctggtccatcAACTAACACAGTTGCTCCTACTACAACCACAGTAGCTCTCACagcaactacagttgctccaacaactacatctgctccaacaacaaccacagccgctcTGACTACAACCACTACCGCTCCGTCTACAACCACTGCCGCTCCGACAACgtccacggttgctccgacaacgtccacggttgctccaacaacaaccacagccgctcTGACTACAACCACTACCGCTCCGTCTACAACCACTGCCACTCCTGCAACGTCCACTGCCGCTCCGACAACgtccacggttgctccgacaacgtccacggttgctccgacaacaaccaGAGTTGCTCcgacaactaccacagctgcttcaACTACAAGacttgctccaacaactaccacagttacttcaactacaactacagctgctccaacaacaaccactgcctTTCTGACGACAGTTGCTTCAACTACAAGAATGAGTGGTGCAAAAGCAACAAAATTTGCTCCAGCAACAACTCCcattgctgcaacaacaaccagcaTTGCTTCAATTACAACCGCAAATGCTAAAACAGCTACAGCCATTCCACAAACAGCTACTTTTGTTCAACAAACTCCCAcgacttccacaacaatgaaTATGGCTTTGACAAGTAAAGTTACTTCCCCAATATATGTTTTTTCAGTGGTTTTGAAAGATCGCTTTAATGATGATCTCAAAgataaaaacagcaacagatTTAAGATTCTTCAAACGAAACTCATAGCCCTT TACGACACCATCTACAGAGCTAAATTTGGCTCTCTCTTCATTcgcagttttattattgaatttag ATCATCTGTAAACGGGACACAAATGGGGAATATTGAAGTTGAGGTGGGAGTTGAGTTCAATAAAACCACACCAATTAAGGAACTCCCAGAGAACAGAGTTGTTGAAGAAACTGTAAAACAGGGTGTGGTTAATTCCACCGTGAATTTCAACATCACCATCGTGTCAGACTCCATTGCAATAATAA AAACACCTAAGGCAAATTTGACAACTGCATCTCCAGGAATCCCAACCACAGCAGCTGCAAACTCAACTGTAAATCCTGCAGCTACCAATACTACAATCCAACTTTCAAAAGAGGGAGCAAATGCCAGAACCCCTTCCAAGCTAGCTACAAGTGCAGCAACCAATGCTACAACCACGACTTCTACTGCAGCAACAACAACGACCACTACAACTGCAGAGTCAATAGTCGTGAGGCGGGTGACTTTTAGGTCTTTGGGAGAGACATTCACAACTGATCTGCTGGATGCCTCATCCACGGCTTTCAAAAACCGAGCTGCGTTAATCAAGTCAACA CTGGAACCTTACTTTGAAGGAGCATTTTCCTCATTCTGCTCTTTGACAATGATTTCATTCAG CAATGGATCTATCATCAACAACATGGACTTTTGTTTTGCACCAGCATCTGTTCCTGATAACATTCAAATTGGACATGTTTTGATCACAGCAGCTCCAAACATCACAAACTTCAACATTGAAACCAGTTCTGTAACTGTGGAAAGCTTAC AGTGGAATATTGCAGTAGCCCACAACATTAGTTTCATCACTGCAGTCTCCATGGTGCTGTTGTCATGGCTACTGTCAAGTCAGCAGTTTCTTCCCTGCTAA